In a single window of the Methanofollis ethanolicus genome:
- a CDS encoding RAD55 family ATPase: protein MDVEARVDVRIPTGIGSLDPVLDGGVPPGSMVLLLSEIGAGGSDFVRTAAIALARMKREGLSPAPREVLYITMTRLKEDVLAEAALSVSPEMYPLLEGGVHFEDLSEVYFDASVVPPEWYSQGDVLSRMQKHTRRESLLTELSVVLSGAEAQSVIIIDSLTDLAAQAGTGERWEAFSSFLRGLQRVAKRWGSVVYLPLTRGVLPPLQETEVQDCADAVFLFAWEETQGMRRQRTMSIQKFRGVMPHLEERNLVKFAIRITAGNGFEVSNIRVVI, encoded by the coding sequence ATGGATGTGGAGGCACGAGTTGACGTGAGGATCCCCACCGGGATCGGATCCCTCGATCCTGTCCTTGACGGCGGCGTCCCCCCGGGATCGATGGTCCTGCTCCTCAGCGAGATCGGGGCAGGAGGGAGCGACTTCGTCCGTACCGCGGCGATCGCCCTCGCCCGGATGAAGCGCGAGGGACTGAGCCCGGCGCCCCGTGAGGTCCTCTACATCACAATGACACGACTCAAGGAGGACGTCCTCGCCGAGGCAGCACTCTCGGTGAGTCCTGAGATGTATCCTCTCCTTGAGGGTGGCGTCCATTTCGAGGATCTTTCCGAGGTCTATTTCGATGCAAGCGTCGTGCCCCCGGAGTGGTACTCGCAGGGCGACGTGCTCTCCCGGATGCAGAAGCATACCCGGCGGGAAAGCCTCCTCACCGAATTATCGGTCGTCCTCTCCGGGGCAGAGGCGCAGAGCGTGATCATCATCGACTCCCTCACCGATCTCGCCGCTCAGGCCGGGACAGGCGAGCGCTGGGAGGCCTTCAGCAGTTTCCTGCGGGGCCTCCAGAGGGTTGCGAAACGCTGGGGGTCGGTGGTCTACCTCCCCCTCACCCGCGGCGTCCTCCCTCCCCTGCAGGAGACCGAGGTCCAGGACTGCGCGGATGCTGTCTTTCTCTTTGCATGGGAGGAGACGCAGGGGATGCGACGGCAGAGGACGATGTCTATCCAGAAGTTCAGGGGTGTGATGCCCCACCTGGAGGAGCGGAACCTGGTGAAGTTCGCGATACGGATCACGGCAGGGAACGGCTTCGAGGTCTCCAACATCAGGGTGGTCATATAA
- a CDS encoding type II secretion system F family protein yields the protein MTPAPGPGLFRRVAGALIRRDPVKYGTIRQDLISARMGITVRAYVQRALLISLCAGLFCGIVAFILSGMAVLPVGEGIVNLLSIPLPDVGSGTPLWYLLRVLAFFAGALIGGLLAYALLLRYPAVEKSNRATKINLSLHNAVSYIYAMRRGGAEVMEIFRSLSENAGIYGESALEFRQVVRDTDYFGSDVFTAIRHLARTTPSVKMKDFLENLLSVVESGGNLSAYLETQVRIFQDEARFEQKQFIATLEFVGEAYVTVFVAGPLFLVIVMVVMGLVGGSAVTQLSLITYVLIPIGSLIMLLFVDLISVREDVPERYTRVKVLDHFKDIRVVGEEDEEPLFAQLAQYDRVRGVRAFLRNPFRAFVLDPGLTFFVSLPAALVYLGAVLLSLPAGLSAETAIALVDDHVVIAFLVILVPYAVFYGLWNRKVRGIEAGVPEFLSRMAGMNQVGLTLAQALVILVRTNLGVLSYEIGRINRDVAWGASVSDALVRFERRVRTPAVSRSVTLITTATRMSGNISEILTIAAKDAWMSAVLREERSSAMLLYLAVIYLAFFVFIFVVVVIASQFLPVLGDVAASAGEMEGVLPGFGTAALLPFKRLLYHVCLVQAVFSGLVAGKMGEGSVRAGVKHAAVMLVVALVAFNLLV from the coding sequence ATGACCCCGGCGCCCGGCCCCGGCCTTTTCCGGCGGGTCGCCGGCGCCCTGATCAGGCGGGACCCGGTGAAGTACGGCACCATCAGGCAGGACCTGATTTCGGCCCGCATGGGCATCACCGTCAGGGCCTATGTGCAGAGGGCCCTCCTCATCTCCCTCTGTGCCGGACTGTTCTGCGGCATCGTTGCATTCATCCTCTCCGGGATGGCAGTCCTCCCGGTCGGCGAGGGGATCGTCAACCTCCTCTCCATTCCCCTGCCCGACGTCGGCAGCGGCACGCCCCTCTGGTACCTCCTGCGCGTCCTTGCCTTTTTTGCCGGTGCCCTGATCGGCGGCTTGCTCGCCTATGCCCTCCTCCTCAGGTACCCCGCGGTCGAGAAGAGCAACAGGGCAACGAAGATCAACCTCTCCCTGCACAACGCCGTCTCGTACATCTATGCGATGCGCCGGGGCGGCGCCGAGGTGATGGAGATCTTCCGGTCCCTCTCGGAGAACGCCGGGATATATGGAGAGAGCGCCCTGGAGTTCAGGCAGGTGGTCCGGGACACAGACTACTTCGGCTCAGACGTCTTCACCGCCATCAGGCACCTGGCCCGGACGACGCCCTCGGTGAAAATGAAGGATTTCCTGGAGAACCTCCTCTCTGTCGTCGAGAGCGGGGGGAACCTCTCCGCCTACCTGGAGACGCAGGTGCGGATCTTCCAGGACGAGGCGAGGTTCGAGCAGAAACAGTTCATCGCCACCCTTGAGTTCGTCGGTGAGGCCTATGTGACCGTCTTTGTGGCTGGTCCCCTCTTCCTCGTCATCGTGATGGTGGTGATGGGGCTGGTCGGCGGGTCGGCGGTCACCCAGTTGTCCCTCATCACATACGTGCTCATCCCGATAGGTTCCCTGATCATGCTCCTCTTCGTCGACCTCATCTCGGTCAGGGAGGACGTGCCCGAACGCTACACCCGCGTGAAGGTGCTCGACCACTTTAAAGATATCAGGGTTGTCGGGGAGGAGGATGAAGAACCGCTGTTTGCACAGCTGGCACAGTACGACCGGGTCAGGGGGGTCAGGGCCTTTCTGCGCAACCCCTTCCGCGCATTTGTCCTCGACCCCGGGCTGACCTTCTTCGTCTCCCTCCCGGCCGCACTGGTCTACCTCGGCGCCGTCCTCCTCTCCCTGCCCGCGGGACTATCGGCAGAGACAGCCATCGCCCTGGTCGACGACCATGTCGTCATCGCCTTCCTTGTCATCCTTGTTCCCTATGCGGTCTTCTACGGCCTCTGGAACAGGAAGGTCAGGGGCATCGAGGCCGGGGTGCCGGAGTTTCTCTCCAGGATGGCAGGGATGAACCAGGTCGGGCTGACCCTCGCCCAGGCACTCGTCATCCTGGTGCGGACCAACCTCGGCGTCCTCTCGTACGAGATCGGGCGGATCAACCGGGACGTTGCCTGGGGCGCCAGCGTCTCCGATGCGCTCGTCCGTTTCGAGAGGCGGGTGCGGACCCCGGCCGTCTCCCGGTCTGTCACCCTCATCACGACGGCGACGCGGATGAGCGGGAACATCTCGGAGATCCTCACCATAGCGGCAAAGGACGCCTGGATGTCGGCAGTGCTCAGGGAGGAGCGGTCCTCGGCGATGCTCCTCTACCTTGCGGTCATCTACCTTGCCTTCTTCGTCTTTATCTTCGTCGTCGTCGTCATCGCCTCCCAGTTCCTCCCTGTCCTCGGCGATGTGGCGGCCTCGGCGGGCGAGATGGAAGGGGTGCTGCCGGGCTTCGGCACTGCTGCCCTCCTCCCTTTCAAGCGCCTTCTCTACCATGTCTGCCTCGTCCAGGCAGTCTTCTCCGGTCTTGTCGCCGGGAAGATGGGCGAGGGTTCAGTGCGGGCCGGCGTGAAACATGCCGCCGTGATGCTTGTCGTCGCGCTCGTCGCCTTCAACCTGCTGGTGTGA
- a CDS encoding TldD/PmbA family protein — protein MDSVRYYDIRHVRGSATHVDIDNGVVESAGTSFFDQAVVRLLGPQGWGILALENFDPDAPCDRLIARALDLAAITGDEVDLADAPRGVLPVPKAGEDPVEVSLEEKTELLSSIEGAARLPGIVNTRARYAESIEEVRFVDSSGCEYSYEIPRCGFSVVAVASRNGEMQMGRESNYTILGLNLRHRQEMGEKAAQTALALLDAKAAKGGRMRAVLDPELAGVFAHEAIGHASEGDLIQEGNSVLAGKTGESIGSPLLTIVDDPSLPYFGFEPVDAEGVAVGRTELIRSGRVNAYMHSRQTLAAVGNGFAGHARAEPGEAPLVRMSNTFIEEGDASYDEIVAECRNGVLLQGSRGGQVDPGRGVFQFNAEYGYIIENGEIGTMVRDVSLSGDILGTLHAITLLGNDREMHEGYCGKGGQSVPVSDGSPHVLLEDAVVGGNGTD, from the coding sequence ATGGACAGCGTCCGTTACTATGATATCAGGCATGTCCGCGGCTCGGCCACTCACGTCGACATCGACAATGGTGTGGTCGAGTCCGCAGGCACCAGTTTTTTTGACCAGGCTGTTGTGAGGTTGCTCGGCCCGCAGGGCTGGGGCATCCTCGCCCTGGAGAACTTCGACCCCGACGCACCCTGCGACAGGCTGATCGCGCGGGCACTCGATCTTGCCGCGATCACAGGCGACGAGGTCGACCTTGCCGACGCCCCGCGGGGCGTTCTGCCTGTGCCGAAGGCCGGAGAGGATCCGGTCGAGGTCTCTCTTGAAGAAAAGACCGAACTTCTCTCCTCGATCGAGGGGGCGGCCAGGCTGCCGGGGATTGTCAACACCCGGGCCCGGTATGCCGAGTCGATCGAAGAAGTGCGCTTTGTCGATTCCTCGGGCTGCGAATACTCGTACGAGATCCCGCGCTGCGGTTTCTCGGTGGTTGCCGTCGCCTCGCGGAACGGCGAGATGCAGATGGGCCGGGAGAGCAACTACACGATCCTGGGCCTCAACCTCCGCCACAGGCAGGAGATGGGGGAAAAAGCGGCGCAGACCGCTCTCGCCCTCCTCGACGCGAAGGCGGCGAAGGGCGGCAGGATGCGGGCCGTGCTCGACCCCGAACTCGCCGGCGTCTTCGCCCACGAGGCGATCGGCCACGCGAGCGAGGGCGACCTGATCCAGGAGGGGAACTCTGTGCTTGCCGGGAAGACCGGGGAGAGCATCGGGAGTCCCCTCCTCACCATTGTCGACGACCCTTCCCTCCCGTACTTCGGTTTCGAACCGGTGGACGCGGAAGGTGTCGCCGTCGGGAGGACCGAACTGATCCGGAGCGGCAGGGTGAACGCCTACATGCACTCCCGGCAGACCCTTGCCGCGGTCGGCAACGGTTTTGCCGGCCATGCCCGGGCCGAACCCGGCGAAGCGCCCCTGGTGCGGATGAGCAACACCTTCATCGAGGAAGGCGACGCCTCGTACGACGAGATCGTCGCCGAGTGCCGGAACGGCGTGCTGCTGCAGGGTTCCCGCGGCGGTCAGGTTGATCCCGGCCGGGGTGTCTTCCAGTTCAACGCCGAGTACGGCTACATCATCGAGAACGGCGAGATCGGGACAATGGTCAGGGACGTCTCTCTCTCCGGGGACATTCTCGGCACTCTCCATGCGATCACGCTCCTCGGGAATGACCGGGAGATGCACGAGGGATATTGCGGAAAAGGCGGGCAGAGTGTGCCGGTAAGCGACGGTTCTCCTCATGTGCTCCTTGAAGATGCGGTGGTGGGTGGCAATGGAACTGATTGA
- a CDS encoding TldD/PmbA family protein, which translates to MELIDAILRAGAAKADEVEVYISEGESVSADLKRDRIENAGGSKGFGIGIRVVVGGRIGVSSTASPKDWEACLDAALASARLAHPQDWGGLPGPAPLPDAPQINDASLRLDAATARSICMEMLEGAAEHDAAVTGGSASLARGKVTIANTSGILYEQERTSTGCSLECIHERSTGFEFDASPFMDLDPRRVGEQAAFFAEHGADAGEIETGDYDIVLSPVALSQFLDYVLEPALSGRNVHAGRSWLAGKLGETCIGEEISVFDDPSRRGLGSTRFDAEGVPARTITFFDHGVLAHYAYDLRTAYRYGQESTGSAVRAGPGGAPAIGVHTMVIDGPRDTVDDDRAVYVNDIVGAHTANPLTGDFSVELSNATWIEGGEFGEPVRSAMFAGNVFDLLGAVAAIGREERIVGSAILPALRLNKQRLIGK; encoded by the coding sequence ATGGAACTGATTGATGCAATCCTCCGTGCCGGTGCGGCAAAGGCCGACGAGGTGGAGGTCTATATCTCCGAAGGGGAGTCTGTCTCCGCCGACCTGAAACGCGACAGGATCGAGAATGCGGGGGGTTCGAAGGGCTTCGGCATCGGCATCCGGGTCGTCGTCGGCGGGCGCATCGGCGTCTCCTCGACCGCAAGCCCGAAGGACTGGGAGGCGTGCCTTGACGCTGCCCTTGCAAGCGCCCGCCTCGCCCACCCGCAGGATTGGGGCGGCCTTCCCGGCCCTGCCCCCCTCCCCGACGCCCCGCAGATCAACGACGCCTCTCTCCGCCTGGACGCGGCGACGGCGCGGTCGATCTGTATGGAGATGCTGGAGGGCGCCGCGGAGCACGACGCCGCGGTCACCGGCGGTTCTGCCTCCCTGGCGCGGGGAAAAGTGACGATCGCAAACACTTCCGGCATCCTGTACGAGCAGGAGAGGACGAGCACGGGTTGTTCCCTGGAGTGCATCCACGAGCGCTCGACCGGGTTCGAGTTCGACGCCTCTCCCTTCATGGACCTCGACCCCCGCAGGGTCGGTGAACAGGCGGCCTTTTTCGCAGAGCACGGCGCCGACGCCGGCGAGATCGAGACCGGGGACTACGACATTGTCCTCTCGCCGGTCGCCCTCTCTCAGTTCCTGGACTATGTCCTCGAACCCGCTCTCTCGGGGAGGAACGTCCATGCCGGTCGGTCCTGGCTTGCCGGGAAACTCGGCGAGACCTGCATCGGCGAGGAGATCTCGGTCTTCGACGACCCCTCCCGCCGGGGCCTGGGGAGCACGCGTTTCGATGCCGAAGGCGTGCCGGCGCGGACGATCACCTTCTTCGACCACGGCGTCCTGGCGCACTATGCCTACGACCTGCGGACCGCCTACCGCTATGGCCAGGAGAGCACGGGTTCGGCGGTCAGGGCCGGGCCTGGCGGTGCTCCCGCCATCGGCGTCCACACCATGGTCATCGACGGCCCGCGCGACACCGTCGACGACGACCGTGCGGTCTATGTGAACGACATTGTCGGGGCGCACACGGCCAACCCCCTCACCGGCGACTTCTCCGTCGAACTCTCCAATGCCACCTGGATCGAGGGCGGCGAGTTCGGCGAACCGGTGCGAAGCGCCATGTTCGCGGGCAATGTCTTCGACCTCCTCGGCGCCGTGGCGGCGATCGGGAGGGAGGAACGGATCGTCGGAAGCGCGATTCTTCCGGCGTTAAGGTTAAATAAGCAGCGTCTGATTGGTAAATAG
- a CDS encoding KaiC domain-containing protein — MEEEARVMFGIEGLDAMLDGGLLEKSVCAIVGTYGTGKTTFALQFVYEGLKQGEKAVFISLDERAEMIYKDIERKGWDLDTYRDTSLFVIKLDPTDFTVAVNQIKNELPRLIRQVGATRVVIDPISLFEGLFTEEATRRHELFRFVEMMRDEACTLILTSETSQDNPYASKYALIEYMVDTVILLRYVRPSSISEVHPAAEVVKMRGSNHSREIKPYEIQRDRVQVYSEANVF; from the coding sequence ATGGAGGAGGAAGCGAGGGTCATGTTCGGGATCGAGGGGCTCGATGCGATGCTCGACGGCGGCCTCCTCGAAAAAAGTGTCTGCGCCATTGTCGGGACATACGGCACGGGAAAGACGACGTTCGCCCTTCAGTTCGTCTATGAAGGGCTGAAGCAGGGGGAGAAGGCGGTCTTTATCTCCCTCGACGAAAGGGCCGAGATGATCTACAAGGATATCGAGAGGAAGGGATGGGATCTGGACACCTACAGGGATACGTCCCTCTTTGTGATCAAGCTCGACCCGACAGACTTCACCGTCGCGGTCAACCAGATAAAAAACGAGCTTCCAAGACTTATCAGACAGGTCGGGGCTACACGGGTCGTCATCGACCCGATATCCCTCTTCGAGGGCCTCTTCACCGAGGAGGCGACGCGGCGGCACGAACTCTTCAGGTTTGTCGAGATGATGCGGGACGAGGCGTGCACCCTCATTCTCACCTCCGAGACAAGTCAGGACAACCCCTATGCGAGCAAGTACGCCCTCATCGAGTATATGGTCGACACCGTCATCCTCTTGCGGTACGTGCGGCCGTCCTCGATCTCCGAGGTTCACCCCGCCGCCGAGGTCGTGAAGATGCGGGGCTCGAACCACTCGCGCGAGATCAAGCCGTACGAGATCCAGCGTGACAGGGTGCAGGTGTACTCGGAAGCGAATGTGTTTTGA
- a CDS encoding type II/IV secretion system ATPase subunit, translated as MEAEIPNGLDPVEQYWVEEGRSLVAIVRDRQSGQAEYHLFEPVLSKFEHEILERLYEDLRDVLILSEEEMIADRRRVLLSRTHALIGEYGVSLDRLPLAKVEYYLVRDFLGWSRLDGLMKDPDIEDISCDGVGVPVFLYHRRHKNIRTNLVFAEEELDSLAISLAQRSGKHVSVGSPVVDATLPDGSRLQLTFGREVSTRGTSFTVRKFRAEPFTPIELLDLGTFSAEELAYFWTAIENNKSLLFIGGTASGKTSSLNAVSLFIPPLAKVISIEDTREITLFHENWVASVTRDTLSGEESSSISMFDLLKAAMRQRPEFIIVGEVRGEEAQTLFQAMNTGHTTFSTMHAGTVDAAIHRLENEPLNVPRNMVQALDIVSVQALTYQGTERVRRCQEIVEVAGVDPGTGNLRVNTVFAYDPVRDTMEYTGRSLVYAHAVETRGWDSGRLEADIMERIRVLEAMKVQGIVDYRRVSRIVQAFATNRTAVLDHLDDLSGLFP; from the coding sequence GTGGAAGCCGAGATTCCAAACGGCCTGGATCCTGTCGAGCAGTACTGGGTGGAGGAGGGCCGGTCCCTCGTCGCCATTGTCCGGGACAGGCAGAGCGGGCAGGCTGAATACCATCTCTTCGAGCCCGTGCTCTCGAAATTTGAGCACGAGATCCTTGAGAGGCTATATGAGGACCTGCGTGACGTCCTTATCCTCTCCGAGGAGGAGATGATCGCCGACCGTCGCCGGGTCCTCCTCAGCCGGACGCATGCCCTCATCGGGGAGTATGGGGTCTCCCTGGACCGCCTGCCCCTCGCAAAGGTCGAGTATTACCTGGTGCGGGATTTCCTGGGCTGGTCCCGCCTGGACGGCCTGATGAAGGACCCGGATATCGAGGACATCTCCTGCGACGGCGTCGGCGTCCCTGTCTTCCTGTATCACCGGCGGCACAAGAACATCAGGACGAACCTTGTCTTTGCCGAGGAGGAACTGGACTCCCTTGCCATTTCGCTGGCCCAGCGCTCGGGAAAACATGTCTCGGTGGGGAGCCCGGTCGTGGACGCCACCCTCCCGGACGGCTCGCGCCTCCAGCTCACCTTCGGACGCGAAGTCTCGACGCGGGGCACCTCCTTCACGGTCAGGAAGTTCCGGGCCGAACCCTTCACGCCCATCGAACTCCTCGACCTCGGCACCTTCTCCGCGGAAGAACTCGCCTATTTCTGGACGGCGATCGAGAACAACAAGAGCCTCCTCTTTATCGGCGGGACGGCGAGCGGAAAGACCTCCTCGCTCAACGCCGTCTCCCTCTTCATCCCGCCCCTCGCGAAGGTCATCTCCATCGAGGATACGCGGGAGATCACCCTCTTCCACGAGAACTGGGTCGCCTCGGTGACCCGGGACACCCTCTCGGGCGAAGAATCGTCTTCCATCTCGATGTTCGACCTTCTCAAGGCGGCGATGCGCCAGAGGCCCGAGTTCATCATCGTCGGCGAGGTGCGGGGCGAGGAGGCGCAGACCCTCTTCCAGGCAATGAACACCGGGCACACCACCTTCTCCACGATGCATGCCGGGACCGTCGACGCCGCCATCCACCGTCTCGAAAACGAACCCCTGAACGTCCCGAGGAACATGGTCCAGGCCCTCGACATCGTCAGCGTCCAGGCGCTCACCTACCAGGGGACAGAAAGGGTGCGGCGCTGCCAGGAGATCGTGGAAGTCGCAGGCGTGGACCCCGGCACCGGGAACCTCAGGGTGAACACGGTCTTTGCATACGACCCTGTGCGCGACACGATGGAGTACACGGGCCGGTCCCTGGTGTACGCCCACGCCGTCGAGACGCGAGGCTGGGACTCCGGGAGGCTTGAAGCCGACATCATGGAGCGGATCCGTGTCCTTGAAGCGATGAAGGTGCAGGGGATCGTCGATTACCGCCGTGTCTCCCGGATCGTCCAGGCCTTCGCCACCAACCGCACCGCCGTCCTCGACCATCTCGACGACCTCTCAGGGCTGTTCCCATGA
- a CDS encoding ribose-phosphate diphosphokinase, producing MKVVCTEKSQILAVRIADELGVQVADTRFARFPDGELYLQVTEPLDDETVIVGSVTDNDAFIQLMLLVDACETTTNTLVIPYLGYARQDKKFKDGEPVSARVAARALSRGVTDVITVNIHEKDIAGHFDVPSHDLSLATEIGEYLKGRNLDNPLILAPDSGAADFAAEIAAAGGWQCDYLKKTRISGEEVRMEPKTFDVSGREVVITDDIISTGGTLATATKMLYAQGAAAVHAICVHGVFTGGAYVHLRSAGVKSVVCSDTIERACSEVSAARCIAAALRKC from the coding sequence ATGAAGGTTGTATGCACAGAAAAATCCCAGATACTCGCCGTTCGGATCGCCGATGAACTCGGGGTCCAGGTAGCCGACACCCGCTTCGCCCGCTTCCCTGACGGGGAGCTGTACCTGCAGGTCACAGAACCCCTGGACGACGAGACCGTGATCGTGGGGAGCGTCACCGATAATGACGCTTTTATTCAGTTGATGCTCCTCGTCGACGCCTGCGAGACGACGACAAACACTCTGGTCATCCCGTATCTCGGCTATGCCAGGCAGGACAAGAAGTTCAAGGACGGCGAGCCGGTGAGCGCCCGCGTCGCCGCCCGGGCCCTCTCCCGCGGGGTCACCGACGTGATCACCGTCAATATCCACGAGAAGGACATTGCCGGGCATTTCGACGTCCCCTCCCACGACCTCTCGCTTGCGACCGAGATCGGGGAGTACCTGAAAGGCAGGAACCTCGACAACCCCCTGATCCTGGCCCCCGACTCCGGGGCTGCGGACTTTGCGGCCGAGATCGCGGCCGCAGGCGGGTGGCAGTGTGACTACCTGAAAAAGACCAGAATTTCCGGCGAGGAGGTCAGGATGGAGCCGAAGACCTTCGACGTCTCCGGCCGCGAGGTCGTCATCACCGACGACATCATCTCGACCGGCGGGACTCTGGCTACGGCGACGAAGATGCTCTATGCCCAGGGTGCGGCGGCTGTCCATGCCATCTGCGTCCACGGCGTCTTCACCGGCGGGGCCTATGTCCACCTCAGGAGTGCCGGAGTGAAGAGCGTCGTCTGCTCGGACACGATCGAGCGGGCATGCTCCGAGGTCTCGGCGGCACGGTGCATCGCGGCAGCCCTGCGGAAATGTTAG
- the lonB gene encoding ATP-dependent protease LonB: protein MQDTVSNILEKKTDEDLLQGSAITSSSEVTVPPRLIDQVIGQDAAVEVIKKAATQRRHVMMIGNPGTGKSMLAKAMAELLPKEELKDILVYPNVEDSNNPIIRTVAAGRGKQIVTAHKAEAAKRKQMRNTLVMLLIFGIIGYALIAGQALMGIIAAAFIFMALQYSRPREDAMIPKLLVSSEPNSIAPFIDGTGSHAGALLGDVRHDPFQSGGLETPAHDRVEAGAIHRANGGVLFIDEINTLTPHSQQNLLTALQEGEFPITGQSERSSGAMVRTEAVPCRFIMIAAGNLDAMQGMHPALRSRIRGYGYEVYMQDTMLDTPENREKFIRFIAQEVKNDGKIPHFDRSAIEEVIREAQRRSNRKGHLTLKLREMGGLIRVAGDIARQESADVTSARHVLAAKNTARSIEQQISDEYIHRSRDYDLTVVTGTQVGRVNGLAVMGADSGSVLPIVAEVTPTQGAAGTVIATGLLKEIAQESIKNVSAILKKFTGKDIKNMDIHIQFIGTYGGVEGDSASISVATAVISAIEGIPVKQDLAMTGSLSVRGDVLPIGGVTYKIEAAAKAGIKTVIIPKANLGDVLIEDRYRSMVEVIPVAHIEEVLEAALVPQNRELFLDKLKKIAAEPVKKALESSAIGGTHLAA, encoded by the coding sequence ATGCAAGACACTGTTTCTAACATCCTTGAGAAGAAAACGGACGAGGATCTCCTTCAGGGCTCTGCCATCACAAGCTCTTCCGAGGTCACCGTCCCACCCCGGCTGATCGATCAGGTGATCGGTCAGGACGCAGCCGTGGAGGTGATTAAGAAAGCGGCCACCCAGCGCAGGCACGTGATGATGATCGGCAACCCGGGAACGGGCAAGTCGATGCTTGCGAAGGCGATGGCCGAACTCCTCCCCAAGGAGGAGCTCAAGGACATTCTCGTGTACCCGAATGTCGAGGACTCGAACAACCCCATCATCAGGACGGTAGCGGCAGGAAGAGGCAAACAGATCGTGACGGCTCACAAGGCCGAGGCCGCGAAGAGGAAGCAGATGAGGAACACTCTCGTCATGCTCCTGATCTTCGGCATTATCGGTTACGCTCTCATCGCCGGCCAGGCGCTGATGGGCATCATCGCCGCCGCCTTCATCTTCATGGCCCTCCAGTACTCGCGGCCGCGTGAGGATGCGATGATCCCGAAACTCCTCGTTTCCAGCGAACCGAACAGCATCGCTCCCTTCATCGACGGCACCGGTTCGCATGCCGGCGCCCTCCTCGGCGACGTCCGCCACGACCCCTTCCAGTCCGGCGGCCTGGAGACCCCGGCCCACGACCGCGTCGAGGCCGGCGCAATCCACCGGGCAAACGGCGGCGTGCTCTTCATCGACGAGATCAACACCCTGACCCCGCACTCCCAGCAGAACCTTCTCACCGCTCTCCAGGAAGGGGAGTTCCCCATCACCGGCCAGTCCGAGCGTTCGAGCGGTGCCATGGTCAGGACCGAGGCCGTGCCCTGCCGGTTCATCATGATCGCCGCGGGCAACCTCGACGCCATGCAGGGGATGCACCCTGCCCTGCGGTCCCGTATCCGCGGCTACGGCTACGAGGTCTACATGCAGGACACGATGCTCGACACCCCGGAGAACAGGGAGAAGTTCATCCGGTTCATCGCCCAGGAAGTCAAGAACGACGGGAAGATCCCGCACTTCGACAGGAGCGCCATCGAAGAGGTGATCAGGGAGGCACAGCGCCGTTCCAACAGGAAGGGCCACCTCACCCTGAAACTCCGTGAGATGGGTGGTCTGATCCGGGTCGCAGGCGACATCGCCAGGCAGGAGAGTGCCGATGTGACATCGGCCAGGCACGTCCTTGCGGCGAAGAACACGGCCCGCTCGATCGAGCAGCAGATCTCCGACGAGTATATCCACCGCAGCCGTGACTACGACCTCACCGTCGTGACCGGCACACAGGTCGGTCGGGTGAACGGTCTTGCCGTGATGGGTGCCGACTCGGGCTCGGTCCTCCCGATCGTCGCCGAGGTGACCCCGACCCAGGGGGCGGCCGGCACGGTCATTGCCACCGGTCTCCTGAAGGAGATCGCCCAGGAGTCGATCAAGAACGTCTCCGCGATCCTGAAGAAGTTCACCGGCAAGGACATCAAGAACATGGATATCCACATCCAGTTCATCGGGACGTACGGCGGTGTCGAGGGCGACTCGGCCTCCATCTCCGTCGCCACTGCGGTCATATCGGCCATCGAGGGTATCCCGGTGAAGCAGGACCTCGCGATGACCGGTTCCCTCTCGGTGCGGGGCGACGTCCTGCCCATCGGCGGCGTCACCTACAAGATCGAGGCGGCCGCCAAGGCCGGGATCAAGACGGTGATCATCCCGAAGGCGAACCTGGGCGACGTGCTCATAGAGGACCGCTACCGCTCCATGGTCGAGGTCATCCCTGTTGCGCATATCGAGGAGGTGCTCGAAGCGGCCCTTGTCCCGCAGAACCGCGAGCTCTTCCTGGACAAACTCAAGAAAATCGCCGCCGAGCCGGTGAAAAAGGCCCTCGAGTCCTCGGCGATCGGCGGTACCCATCTGGCAGCATAA
- a CDS encoding pro-sigmaK processing inhibitor BofA family protein has product MIETIITIAVVIAVAALLYYFVKEGMTLIINAVVGLICLYLINIFHLMGYIGGTDLAISWATVIICALGGVIGVVLLVLLNLMGITV; this is encoded by the coding sequence ATGATAGAAACCATCATTACCATCGCCGTGGTGATCGCAGTTGCCGCCCTCCTCTACTACTTCGTGAAGGAGGGGATGACCCTGATCATCAATGCCGTGGTCGGCCTCATCTGCCTGTACCTCATCAACATCTTCCACCTGATGGGTTACATCGGCGGGACCGACCTTGCCATCTCCTGGGCGACGGTGATCATCTGCGCCCTCGGCGGCGTGATCGGGGTGGTCCTCCTCGTCCTCCTCAACCTGATGGGGATCACCGTCTGA